Genomic segment of Brassica napus cultivar Da-Ae unplaced genomic scaffold, Da-Ae ScsIHWf_259;HRSCAF=431, whole genome shotgun sequence:
TCACTGACCGTAACAACCCCAAGGTTGTGATCGGATACAAAACAGAACTCGCGTACCACAAGAAAGTCAAGGGAAAGCTTAAAGGAGACACCACTGGTTGGTGTATGACGGAGTATTGGCTTGCAAGTGAGAACGATGCTCAGTTCCAAGAAGTAGTCTTGTGTCATCTCCGTGACAATAACAAGATGGTCGTTGACGAGAGCAAAAACGGAGACAATGACATCGCCACAGAGCAGCCTCAACAAGGGAACAGCGATGACAACAACAATAGACTCCTTGACTTCACTCATCAACAGCGGCCACTGATTCCTCCTTTTGAAGGACAGGGATTGAGACTTCAAACCATTATGGGATATTCTGATAAGGCCACTCAAGAACAACAACATCCACCGatttctcctcctcctcaacgTCAAGATTCCGGAAGCATAAACAACGCACTTGTAATCATGGAAGATGAGTGTGTTAGCCAAGATGAAATATTCAATCTAGCTGACCTGGAAGCCGGCATCACTCATCCACAACAACAACATCGTCAGATGATGGTGGATCCTTATGATGATATATCTTTCTCAAGATTGGCAATGCCGAACAACCTGATTTACCATCATGAAGACTCATGGCATCAAGATACCTCTCCATGGAACAACACCAATCCTCGTGGACTCATATTCAATTCTCATGGATGTGAGATCCAAGATCAAACTGTCACCAAGGGACACAATCAAGATTCATATTATTAGCCGACATTTTCTTCTGATGCAACACAAGAGCAAATAAAGTAGTCAAACATAGGAAACATGTATAGTTCGTTTGGTTATGGTTATTATTTCTGGATCTTTTAATGAGAATTTATCTCATCATTAAAAGTTTGTAAATGATCTTTGTGTTTGATTAAACCGATCCAAACACCCTTTTATCGAAATCAAAAATTTCTGGAGCACTCATCTGCTAGTGTGATACCACCGATAACGCCTATGAATACTAAAAAAACTCCACGCATGAGTTTAACATTGGAAAAAGTACGTACAGTTCCTTTGGTTTAATTACGCTCAAGTCACTGCATAGTTCGGTTGCTATATTTGGATTTTAAGTGAGACTTTATCTTTATGTGCTTGATTCTAAAGAAAGCAAGGCCTAAAGAGTTGAAAGATAAAGCTTCGAGGCtgattaatttatttggttaaattGTTGAGTTTGATTTCGGATTAACTTTTAAGAATACTGTTTcttaaaagaaattttattcTTTATCATTTCAGAATTTTATAGTTTTGGAAAATTAAGTTGGCTGATATGcaatttaaaaaatctattgaataattgtttgttCATATATTGTTATTGCATAATCATTGTCTtttcgatattttttttttaaaatctgatATTTAATTGATAGTTATAATTCTATTTCATATTCGTTTAAAAATACCAAAAGGCTTTCACTGAGATACTTATTCATTTTCGTAAAACCAACGATACGAAGACTGGAATCCAGATAAGAGAGTATGGATCGATGAACCAAAACCGAAAGATAGGATCCAACCTAAACATGGCCATGAAAGTAGGGAAATCCACAAAGAATCAATATTGTTACTTTCCGTAAGGGGTGGATAGACAAAAGGATAAGAAGGGGAAACAAGAAAGCAAAACGGAGAAGAGGCAAACCCGAATCCCTGAGAAAACTAACGTAttta
This window contains:
- the LOC125601536 gene encoding NAC domain-containing protein 6-like, with translation MAHPRDLKFSPIDQNLVGYYLRNRVDTGKDGFITDIKLYEDEPWLLPHVKNDQFKENMWFYFVLRTRNLGSRPKRTVPGRGSSNGGTWTTSGVKKAITDRNNPKVVIGYKTELAYHKKVKGKLKGDTTGWCMTEYWLASENDAQFQEVVLCHLRDNNKMVVDESKNGDNDIATEQPQQGNSDDNNNRLLDFTHQQRPLIPPFEGQGLRLQTIMGYSDKATQEQQHPPISPPPQRQDSGSINNALVIMEDECVSQDEIFNLADLEAGITHPQQQHRQMMVDPYDDISFSRLAMPNNLIYHHEDSWHQDTSPWNNTNPRGLIFNSHGCEIQDQTVTKGHNQDSYY